A genomic stretch from Kribbella amoyensis includes:
- a CDS encoding alpha/beta fold hydrolase, translated as MGRITVGEENSTPIDLYYEDQGTGQPVVLIHGYPLNGHSWERQTRELLAAGYRVITYDRRGFGSSSKVGSGYDYDTFAADLNTFLEALDLRDVVLVGFSMGTGELARYVARHGHERIAKLAFLASLEPYLPLRDDNPDGVPQEVFDGIEAAAKQDRYAWYSQFFANFYNLEENLGKRISQEAVTASWNVAVASAPVAAYAVVSSWIEDFRGDVEAVRASGKPVLILHGTADNILPVDATARRFRTLLPDAEYVEIEGAPHGLLWTHADDVNAALRAFLG; from the coding sequence ATGGGACGCATCACCGTCGGGGAAGAGAACTCCACTCCGATCGACCTCTACTACGAGGACCAGGGGACGGGTCAGCCCGTCGTCCTGATCCACGGGTACCCACTGAACGGTCACAGCTGGGAACGGCAGACCCGGGAACTCCTCGCCGCCGGCTACCGCGTCATCACCTACGACCGCAGAGGTTTCGGCAGTTCCTCGAAGGTCGGCTCCGGCTACGACTACGACACCTTCGCCGCCGACCTCAACACGTTCCTGGAGGCCCTCGACCTGCGCGACGTCGTGCTGGTCGGGTTCTCGATGGGCACCGGCGAACTGGCCCGCTACGTCGCGCGCCACGGCCACGAGCGGATCGCGAAGCTGGCGTTCCTCGCCTCGCTGGAGCCCTACCTGCCCCTCCGCGACGACAATCCCGACGGCGTGCCGCAGGAGGTTTTCGACGGCATCGAGGCTGCGGCGAAACAGGACCGCTACGCGTGGTACTCCCAGTTCTTCGCCAACTTCTACAACCTGGAGGAGAACCTCGGCAAGCGCATCAGCCAGGAGGCCGTCACCGCCAGCTGGAACGTCGCCGTCGCCAGCGCACCGGTCGCGGCCTACGCCGTGGTGTCGTCGTGGATCGAGGACTTCCGCGGCGACGTCGAAGCGGTGCGTGCGAGCGGGAAGCCCGTGCTGATCCTGCACGGCACCGCGGACAACATCCTGCCGGTCGACGCGACGGCTCGCCGATTCCGTACCCTGCTGCCCGACGCCGAGTACGTCGAGATCGAGGGCGCGCCACACGGGCTGCTCTGGACGCATGCCGACGACGTCAACGCGGCGCTGCGCGCGTTCCTCGGGTGA
- a CDS encoding DUF4260 family protein: MTGQVRVTQRIEAGAVALVALAAAVALYPDWWWVVFAAFLAFDLSMLGYVRSTVIGATTYNAVHNYAFPALAALAALVLEGVPSTAAGVLACAWAFHVGVDRALGYGLKLPDSFQHTHLGRIGGDRAKERPS; this comes from the coding sequence ATGACCGGCCAGGTCCGTGTGACCCAGCGGATCGAGGCGGGGGCGGTGGCACTCGTCGCCCTCGCCGCCGCCGTCGCGCTGTATCCCGACTGGTGGTGGGTGGTCTTCGCGGCGTTCCTCGCCTTCGACCTGTCGATGCTGGGATACGTGCGATCGACCGTCATCGGCGCCACGACGTACAACGCGGTGCACAACTACGCGTTTCCGGCGCTGGCGGCGCTGGCCGCACTCGTCCTCGAGGGGGTGCCGTCGACGGCGGCCGGTGTGCTCGCGTGCGCGTGGGCCTTCCACGTCGGTGTCGACCGCGCCCTCGGGTACGGACTGAAGCTGCCGGACTCGTTCCAGCACACCCACCTCGGACGCATCGGCGGCGATCGGGCGAAGGAACGACCATCCTGA
- a CDS encoding ABC transporter permease gives MLAIARSELIQIFRNRLVLVTGLLIPVVVSGFFVYRHDLFADEASLGYIAAIVVFTVMAFGLYTTAVTTVASRRQNLFLKRLRSTTAGDAEILAGLVLPITAIALVQVVAILVVFGVVATSPANVPFLIAAVLATTGMMVALALATAGLTNSPEHAQVTTLPVSLGVIAVASWVGLTGTEELGLLKRLLPGGSATVLVVDSWNGGVPVADSLPLVAVTLIWLVVAAGVAARLFRWEPRR, from the coding sequence ATGCTCGCCATCGCTCGTTCTGAGCTGATCCAGATCTTTCGGAACCGGCTGGTGCTGGTCACCGGGCTGCTGATCCCCGTCGTCGTCAGCGGTTTCTTCGTCTACCGGCACGACCTGTTCGCCGACGAAGCCAGTCTCGGCTACATCGCGGCCATCGTCGTGTTCACAGTCATGGCGTTCGGGCTCTACACCACGGCAGTGACCACCGTGGCCTCGCGGCGGCAGAACCTGTTCCTCAAGCGACTGCGGTCCACCACTGCCGGCGACGCCGAGATCCTCGCCGGGCTCGTCCTGCCCATCACCGCCATCGCACTTGTCCAGGTGGTCGCGATCCTGGTCGTGTTCGGCGTGGTCGCCACCAGCCCGGCCAACGTCCCCTTCCTCATCGCGGCGGTCCTGGCGACGACAGGCATGATGGTCGCGCTGGCCTTGGCCACGGCGGGACTCACGAACTCTCCCGAGCATGCGCAGGTGACCACCCTGCCCGTCAGCCTGGGAGTCATCGCGGTAGCCAGCTGGGTGGGGCTCACCGGCACCGAGGAGCTCGGTCTGCTCAAGCGCCTTCTGCCCGGCGGCTCGGCCACCGTACTGGTCGTCGACTCATGGAACGGTGGCGTTCCCGTTGCCGACTCGCTGCCACTGGTGGCCGTCACTTTGATCTGGCTCGTCGTCGCCGCCGGGGTGGCTGCCCGCCTGTTCCGCTGGGAACCGCGTCGATGA